Proteins from a genomic interval of Paenibacillus sp. FSL R5-0623:
- a CDS encoding bifunctional (p)ppGpp synthetase/guanosine-3',5'-bis(diphosphate) 3'-pyrophosphohydrolase, protein MGIEQLLEKAGAYIKEPDLVRIREAYEFADQAHHGQTRKSGEPYILHPLAVADIVVNMQMDTISIIAALLHDVVEDTTVSLEEIRNHFGNTCAMLVDGLTKLERIQFRSKEEQQNENYRKMFIAMAQDIRVIVIKLADRLHNMRTLKFQSEESQRRISYETLEIFCPIANRLGISAIKWEMEDIALRYLNPQQYYRIANLMHKKRAEREQYIDTVMDGITNKLDEMGIQADLSGRPKHIYSVFKKMTTKNKQFNEIYDLLAIRIIVDNIKDCYATLGIIHTLWKPMPGRFKDYIAMPKANMYQSLHTTVVGPNGEPTEVQIRTWDMHRTAEFGIAAHWAYKEGAANGNHFEDKITFFREILELQNEAQDASEFVESLKMDFFSDLVFVFTPKGEVIELPIGSVPLDFAYRIHTEVGNRTIGAKVNGRIVPLDYHLKTGDIIEILTSKHSYGPSQDWMKIAKSSHARAKIKQWFKKERREENVVKGRESCERELKRMGLDPSAWMTDDKLMEAAKKYAFNDIDDMLAAVGFGGITAAQIVTKATEKLRKEQEESSLLELNSEMRELKPAPERRNRPTNGIRVKGIDNLLVRFARCCNPVPGDDIIGYVTRGRGVSVHRSDCPNIPTSADGEEAARVIEVEWEENIEASYSVDIEITGHDRNGLLNEVLQAVSESKTNISAVTGRTDKNKLALVHVTILIRNTDHLQSVVERIKRVKDVYSVHRIMQ, encoded by the coding sequence ATGGGCATAGAGCAATTACTCGAGAAGGCCGGGGCATATATCAAAGAACCCGATCTGGTGCGCATACGAGAAGCTTACGAATTTGCTGATCAGGCCCACCATGGACAGACGCGAAAATCGGGAGAACCGTATATTCTGCATCCGCTTGCGGTTGCCGACATTGTTGTGAACATGCAGATGGACACCATCTCCATAATAGCAGCGCTTCTTCATGATGTAGTAGAGGATACTACGGTCTCACTTGAAGAGATCCGCAATCATTTCGGCAATACGTGTGCCATGCTTGTTGACGGCTTGACGAAGCTGGAACGTATTCAGTTTCGCTCCAAGGAAGAACAGCAGAACGAGAACTACCGCAAAATGTTCATCGCCATGGCGCAGGACATCCGTGTCATCGTGATTAAATTGGCTGACCGTCTGCATAATATGCGGACACTCAAGTTTCAGTCGGAAGAAAGCCAGCGCCGGATTTCATATGAGACGCTGGAAATTTTCTGTCCGATTGCAAACCGTTTGGGTATCTCTGCAATCAAATGGGAAATGGAGGACATCGCCCTCCGTTATTTGAATCCGCAGCAGTATTACCGAATTGCAAACCTGATGCACAAAAAACGTGCGGAACGGGAGCAATATATTGATACGGTTATGGATGGAATTACGAACAAGCTCGATGAGATGGGAATTCAGGCAGACCTTTCGGGACGTCCGAAACATATCTACAGCGTGTTCAAGAAAATGACCACCAAAAACAAGCAGTTTAACGAAATTTACGATCTGCTTGCCATTCGTATTATTGTGGATAATATCAAGGATTGTTATGCTACCCTGGGAATTATACACACGCTATGGAAACCGATGCCTGGACGCTTCAAAGACTACATTGCGATGCCGAAGGCGAACATGTATCAATCGCTGCATACAACGGTAGTTGGTCCCAATGGCGAACCAACGGAAGTACAGATCCGGACATGGGATATGCACCGGACTGCTGAATTTGGTATTGCTGCCCACTGGGCCTACAAAGAAGGCGCTGCGAACGGAAATCATTTTGAAGATAAGATTACGTTCTTCCGTGAAATTCTTGAACTTCAAAACGAAGCACAGGATGCATCAGAATTCGTAGAGTCACTCAAAATGGATTTCTTCTCGGATCTGGTATTTGTATTTACGCCAAAAGGAGAAGTCATTGAATTGCCGATTGGCTCTGTTCCTTTGGATTTTGCTTATCGAATCCATACAGAGGTTGGTAATCGGACCATTGGCGCCAAAGTAAACGGTCGGATTGTTCCGCTCGATTATCATCTGAAGACAGGTGATATCATCGAAATTTTGACGTCTAAACATTCTTACGGACCGAGCCAGGACTGGATGAAAATTGCGAAATCTTCTCATGCACGAGCGAAGATCAAGCAATGGTTCAAGAAGGAACGCCGTGAAGAAAACGTTGTAAAAGGTCGGGAGAGCTGTGAGCGTGAACTGAAACGCATGGGGCTTGATCCTTCTGCGTGGATGACGGATGACAAGTTGATGGAAGCTGCCAAAAAATATGCGTTTAATGATATTGATGACATGCTTGCGGCTGTTGGATTTGGTGGGATTACTGCTGCACAGATTGTAACCAAAGCAACCGAAAAACTGCGTAAAGAGCAGGAAGAGTCCAGTTTGCTGGAATTAAATTCTGAGATGCGCGAGCTGAAACCTGCACCTGAGCGCAGAAATCGACCAACCAACGGTATTCGTGTCAAAGGCATCGATAATCTGCTTGTTCGATTCGCAAGATGCTGTAATCCTGTACCTGGAGATGACATTATCGGATACGTTACACGCGGACGGGGCGTTTCCGTACACCGTAGTGACTGTCCGAATATCCCGACAAGTGCAGACGGTGAAGAAGCAGCACGTGTTATTGAGGTCGAGTGGGAAGAGAATATCGAAGCAAGTTACAGTGTGGATATTGAAATTACAGGCCATGATCGGAATGGCTTGCTCAACGAGGTACTTCAGGCTGTATCCGAAAGTAAAACCAATATATCTGCCGTTACAGGACGGACGGACAAAAATAAATTAGCATTGGTGCACGTCACAATTCTGATTCGTAATACGGATCATCTGCAATCCGTTGTAGAACGGATCAAACGTGTGAAAGATGTCTATTCGGTGCATCGGATTATGCAGTAA